Below is a genomic region from Gemmatimonadaceae bacterium.
GATCGTCGACGCCGGCAGCAGCGGGTGGGTGGAGCGCGCGGCGCACACTGTTCGGTGGCGACCAGATGAAGCAGACCGAGGATCCGCTGCTGGATCCCGCCGTGGATGCCGCGCGCATTCGCGCGTTCTTCGTGCATCCCGACTGGGCACGTCGCGGCTTGGCGAGGCGACTCTACGACACGTGCGAGCGCGCGGCGTCCGCCGCCGGGTTTCGCCGCTTCGAGTTGATGGCGACTCTGCCTGGCGAACCGTTGTATGACGCGCTCGGATTTGTCGCGG
It encodes:
- a CDS encoding GNAT family N-acetyltransferase; amino-acid sequence: MLVRAATMADVPALRHLIELSVRGLSTGHYTLAQIDAALREVFGVDTQLIADGTYYVVDGSSTPAAAGGWSARRTLFGGDQMKQTEDPLLDPAVDAARIRAFFVHPDWARRGLARRLYDTCERAASAAGFRRFELMATLPGEPLYDALGFVAVERVELMLGTGLPVPFVRMARPIEPLST